The Neomonachus schauinslandi chromosome 4, ASM220157v2, whole genome shotgun sequence genome includes a region encoding these proteins:
- the POLR2K gene encoding DNA-directed RNA polymerases I, II, and III subunit RPABC4, whose protein sequence is MDTQKDVQPPKQQPMIYICGECHTENEIKSRDPIRCRECGYRIMYKKRTKRLVVFDAR, encoded by the exons ATGGACACCCAAAAGGACGTTCAACCCCCCAAGCAGCAGCCGATGATATATATCTGCGGAG aatgtcacacagaaaatgaaataaaatccagGGATCCAATCAGATGCAGAGAATGTGGATACAGAATAATGTACAAGAAAAGGACTAAAAGAT TGGTGGTTTTTGATGCTCGATGA